One window of the Etheostoma spectabile isolate EspeVRDwgs_2016 chromosome 16, UIUC_Espe_1.0, whole genome shotgun sequence genome contains the following:
- the LOC116704611 gene encoding beta-1,3-N-acetylglucosaminyltransferase radical fringe isoform X1 yields the protein MNPLHWPVRMHIASVGVSKFCFLFSLAFCGLLLLLIPAFQPPARHVDLPQPRPQVRPAKAVPSHLVEVPGVSVHAGETDSATEPNVNSAEQGRSFDTQGTRNDIHSPKRGMDSKTVPLLGGKGGQFSGSKSRDRLEVKDIFIAVKTTRKYHKSRLELLIQTWVSQAKDQTYIFTDAEDKELRMRTGANVINTNCSAAHTRQALCCKMSVEYDKFIESQKKWFCHVDDDNYVILPSLLRLLSSYHHSQDVYLGRPSLDHPIEAAERVKSDGSVSVKFWFATGGAGFCISRGLALKMSPWASLGNFISTAEKIRLPDDCTIGYIIEALLEVTLTHTHLFHSHLENLPKLPTDTVLDQVTLSFGGFKNRRNVVSIVGGFSLVEDPTRGTTVPAFCIPILMGAPQTEKSPHKN from the exons ATGAACCCGCTCCATTGGCCAGTCAGGATGCACATAGCTTCAGTGGGTGTTAGCAaattctgcttcctgttttccCTCGCATTCTGCGGCCTCCTGCTTCTGCTCATCCCTGCCTTCCAGCCCCCGGCGCGGCATGTGGACCTGCCTCAGCCCCGACCCCAAGTCAGACCCGCTAAGGCAGTCCCATCACACCTTGTTGAGGTTCCTGGAGTGTCTGTCCATGCAGGTGAAACTGACTCTGCCACAGAGCCTAACGTGAACTCAGCGGAGCAGGGGAGATCCTTTGACACTCAAGGTACCAGGAATGATATCCATAGTCCCAAGAGGGGGATGGACTCCAAAACGGTACCTCTCCTTGGAGGAAAGGGTGGTCAATTTTCAGGGTCTAAGTCACGGGACCGGTTAGAGGTTAAGGACATTTTTATTGCAGTGAAGACAACCAGGAAATACCACAAGTCCAGACTGGAGCTGTTGATTCAGACCTGGGTTTCCCAAGCTAAAGACCAG ACCTACATATTCACTGACGCTGAGGACAAGGAGCTGAGGATGAGAACAG GGGCTAACGTCATCAACACTAACTGCTCAGCAGCTCACACCCGACAGGCTCTGTGCTGCAAGATGTCTGTGGAGTACGATAAATTCATCGAGTCTCAGAAAAA GTGGTTCTGCCATGTGGATGATGATAACTATGTGATCCTGCCCAGCCTGCTGCGGCTGCTCTCCTCCTACCACCACAGCCAGGATGTCTACCTGGGCCGACCCAGCCTGGATCATCCCATAGAGGCTGCAGAGAGGGTCAAGAGTGACGGCTCG GTGTCTGTCAAGTTCTGGTTCGCCACAGGTGGAGCAGGTTTCTGTATCAGCAGAGGCCTGGCACTAAAAATGAGCCCATGGGCCAG TTTGGGGAATTTTATCAGCACGGCAGAGAAGATCCGACTGCCAGACGACTGCACCATCGGCTACATCATCGAAGCGCTGCTGGAGGtgaccctcacacacacacacctcttccaCTCTCACCTGGAGAACCTACCGAAGCTGCCCACAGACACGGTGCTGGATCAG GTGACTCTCAGCTTCGGAGgctttaaaaacagaagaaatgtgGTCAGCATTGTTGGAGGCTTTTCCCTGGTTGAGGACCCCACGAG
- the LOC116704611 gene encoding beta-1,3-N-acetylglucosaminyltransferase radical fringe isoform X2, translating to MNPLHWPVRMHIASVGVSKFCFLFSLAFCGLLLLLIPAFQPPARHVDLPQPRPQVRPAKAVPSHLVEVPGVSVHAGETDSATEPNVNSAEQGRSFDTQGTRNDIHSPKRGMDSKRSKSRDRLEVKDIFIAVKTTRKYHKSRLELLIQTWVSQAKDQTYIFTDAEDKELRMRTGANVINTNCSAAHTRQALCCKMSVEYDKFIESQKKWFCHVDDDNYVILPSLLRLLSSYHHSQDVYLGRPSLDHPIEAAERVKSDGSVSVKFWFATGGAGFCISRGLALKMSPWASLGNFISTAEKIRLPDDCTIGYIIEALLEVTLTHTHLFHSHLENLPKLPTDTVLDQVTLSFGGFKNRRNVVSIVGGFSLVEDPTRGTTVPAFCIPILMGAPQTEKSPHKN from the exons ATGAACCCGCTCCATTGGCCAGTCAGGATGCACATAGCTTCAGTGGGTGTTAGCAaattctgcttcctgttttccCTCGCATTCTGCGGCCTCCTGCTTCTGCTCATCCCTGCCTTCCAGCCCCCGGCGCGGCATGTGGACCTGCCTCAGCCCCGACCCCAAGTCAGACCCGCTAAGGCAGTCCCATCACACCTTGTTGAGGTTCCTGGAGTGTCTGTCCATGCAGGTGAAACTGACTCTGCCACAGAGCCTAACGTGAACTCAGCGGAGCAGGGGAGATCCTTTGACACTCAAGGTACCAGGAATGATATCCATAGTCCCAAGAGGGGGATGGACTCCAAAA GGTCTAAGTCACGGGACCGGTTAGAGGTTAAGGACATTTTTATTGCAGTGAAGACAACCAGGAAATACCACAAGTCCAGACTGGAGCTGTTGATTCAGACCTGGGTTTCCCAAGCTAAAGACCAG ACCTACATATTCACTGACGCTGAGGACAAGGAGCTGAGGATGAGAACAG GGGCTAACGTCATCAACACTAACTGCTCAGCAGCTCACACCCGACAGGCTCTGTGCTGCAAGATGTCTGTGGAGTACGATAAATTCATCGAGTCTCAGAAAAA GTGGTTCTGCCATGTGGATGATGATAACTATGTGATCCTGCCCAGCCTGCTGCGGCTGCTCTCCTCCTACCACCACAGCCAGGATGTCTACCTGGGCCGACCCAGCCTGGATCATCCCATAGAGGCTGCAGAGAGGGTCAAGAGTGACGGCTCG GTGTCTGTCAAGTTCTGGTTCGCCACAGGTGGAGCAGGTTTCTGTATCAGCAGAGGCCTGGCACTAAAAATGAGCCCATGGGCCAG TTTGGGGAATTTTATCAGCACGGCAGAGAAGATCCGACTGCCAGACGACTGCACCATCGGCTACATCATCGAAGCGCTGCTGGAGGtgaccctcacacacacacacctcttccaCTCTCACCTGGAGAACCTACCGAAGCTGCCCACAGACACGGTGCTGGATCAG GTGACTCTCAGCTTCGGAGgctttaaaaacagaagaaatgtgGTCAGCATTGTTGGAGGCTTTTCCCTGGTTGAGGACCCCACGAG